Part of the Labilibaculum antarcticum genome, CTCTAAACAAACTTCGCCTGTTTCAAATGTTTCAATTTCAAAATCAGCCTGTTGCATAAAATCTATCTCTAATGATTTTAGATACAAAGCATCATCATCAACCAGAAAAATTTTGATTCGATTGCTATCTGAGTTATTATTGTTACTCATTTTTTTGTGTTTTAATTGCATTAAACTCTTCTTCTAATTCTTCACATGCCTGTATACAAACGTCTTCAAGTTGCAGAACCATTTCAGAGATTCCTTCAGATTGTTCTTGAGTGCTGGCATATTCCTGTACTTTTTTTGCCATGTCTTCGAAATCGGTACTAATACCCATTATCGAAAATGATGGTATCATTTTATGAACAGCTGTGTACAGTGATTTCCAGTCTTTATTTTCCAGACCTTGTTTCATTGTAGTAATTAAAGCTGGAGTTTGTTTCAGATAAAGCGAAATCATATCCATCATTAGTTTTGGATTTGATTTTGTCCTGCGATTTAAATAATCTAAGTCAGTACATTTCTCCTTTTCACTAGGGTCTAATCTGTTTTTTTCAGCTTCTATACTATTGGGATTCATTTTTATCAGACCAACCATTTTACTATATAATAGTCTTTCGTCGACAGGTTTCGCTATGTAATCATCCATTCCAACAGATTTGCATTTCGCCAAATCAACAGTAGTAACATCCGCTGTTAAGGCAATGATAGGAATATTGGAATTCAATGTATTCCGAATATATTCGGTAGCTTCAAATCCATTCATTTCCGGCATTTGCAGGTCCATCAAAATAATATCGTGCGATTTGGTTTGCATTTTCTCGATAGCAATTTTTCCGTTAGCAGCAATATCGCTTTCAAATTCGAAATCATCCAAGAGCGTTTTCATCAGTAATTGATTGAGAGGAATATCTTCAACCACCAATACTTTTATATTTTTAAGGTCAGTGCACAATTCAGCCATCTCTGGCTCAAAATCAGCTTTAGCCTTTGTTTTCTGGAAACTTAATGTAAATCTAAAAGTAGAGCCTTCATTAATTTTACTGGATACATGAATGCTGCCGCCCTGCGTTTCTACTAATTGTTTAACAATGGCAAGCCCCAAACCAGTTCCTCCAAACAAACGTGAAGTACCGCTGGTTGCCTGCTGGAAATTCTCGAAAATCGCTTCTATTTTATCTTCAGGGATTCCAATTCCAGTATCCGAAACGGTAAATTCAAGGATTACTTTCTTTTCATCTTCATCCAACAATTTAATCCCGAATGTAACTTTGCCTTTCGAAGTAAATTTCACAGCATTACTTAACAGATTTGAAATAATCTGGTGTAACCTAACCGGGTCGCCAACCACCACATCAGGAATATTGGTATCGTAGTCTTTTACTAATTTTAAATTCTTTTCCTGAATTTTAATGTCAAAAAGATGCAGCATTGCTGCTATAGACTGAGATATTTTGAAAGGTATTTTCTCAAATGTCAGTTTTCCGGCATCTACTTTTGCCAAATCGAGTATGTCATTTATAAGAACGATTAATGCATCACCACTTATTTTTATGGCTTTTAAATATTCTTTTTGTTTTTCAGACAATTCGGTTTTAAGCATTACTTTGGTAAATCCGATAATCGCATTCATAGGAGTGCGAATTTCATGACTCATATTTGATAAAAACAACTGTTTTGCTTTTACCGCATCTTCAGCAATTAATGTGGCTTTTTCTGCTTTACTCTTTGCTTCTTCAGCAATCAATGTTGCCATTTCGGCAAATACGATAGCTTCTGTAAGCTCTGTAGCAATTCTTTTTTGTTCGGTAACATCTCTTGCAACAATCACTACTCCATCTACATCTCCATTTTCATTTTTATAAACCGATCCGTTGAATAGTACATCGGTTAGCTTACCATTTCTATGGCGAATTGTAAGTGGTGAATCGGCAACAGATCCCTTAGCGAAAACTTCTAAATAAACTTCACGTGCTTTTAGTGGTTCGGTAAAATAATTCAGAAAGTCAG contains:
- a CDS encoding ATP-binding protein; the protein is METTKRKPDRYRDQYTRSLIEASIDPLVTISAKGKITDGNEALIKVTGVSREELMNTDFSNYFTDPKKAQEAYLLVFEKGFVVDYALILIHKNGSLTDVSFNASVYKDDKGNIIGVFASARIVTNQKWVMELRRANKELAFQNEVKEKRAAELIVANKELAFQNVEKEKRAAELVVANKELAFQNVEKEKRAQELIIANQELAFQNDEKEKRAAELVIANKELAFQNEVKEKRAAELIIANKELAFQNNEKEKRAAELIIANKELAFQNKEKEKQKIATKELEAFNDEIESDSQYTLSLIEASLDPLITINIEGKITDMNEALTKITGLTREELTDTDFLNYFTEPLKAREVYLEVFAKGSVADSPLTIRHRNGKLTDVLFNGSVYKNENGDVDGVVIVARDVTEQKRIATELTEAIVFAEMATLIAEEAKSKAEKATLIAEDAVKAKQLFLSNMSHEIRTPMNAIIGFTKVMLKTELSEKQKEYLKAIKISGDALIVLINDILDLAKVDAGKLTFEKIPFKISQSIAAMLHLFDIKIQEKNLKLVKDYDTNIPDVVVGDPVRLHQIISNLLSNAVKFTSKGKVTFGIKLLDEDEKKVILEFTVSDTGIGIPEDKIEAIFENFQQATSGTSRLFGGTGLGLAIVKQLVETQGGSIHVSSKINEGSTFRFTLSFQKTKAKADFEPEMAELCTDLKNIKVLVVEDIPLNQLLMKTLLDDFEFESDIAANGKIAIEKMQTKSHDIILMDLQMPEMNGFEATEYIRNTLNSNIPIIALTADVTTVDLAKCKSVGMDDYIAKPVDERLLYSKMVGLIKMNPNSIEAEKNRLDPSEKEKCTDLDYLNRRTKSNPKLMMDMISLYLKQTPALITTMKQGLENKDWKSLYTAVHKMIPSFSIMGISTDFEDMAKKVQEYASTQEQSEGISEMVLQLEDVCIQACEELEEEFNAIKTQKNE